One genomic window of Haemophilus haemolyticus includes the following:
- a CDS encoding aromatic amino acid transporter: MKKQPSIFGGACIIASVCVGAGMLGLPTSGAGAWTLWSALAICLTMIVMTLSGWLLLEAYSTYDLRASFSTVTKDMLGSTINSINNLAVYFVGGILLYAYTTASGGILENLIKPWIDFGSSTLAICSTVFVLVFSFFVWHSTRIVDRISVLLIVFMGFTFIFSTYGLATNISLDTLLDIGGKDTNYAKYAVGMFPVALTSFGYHHSVCTMRSYYGEEKKAKYAILGGTAIALTLYLLWIFSIFGNLPRDQFAPVIASDGNLDILLNALGGVIESNTVKQMINAFSIAAILSSFIGVGLGVFDYLADFFKFDNCKIGRTKSWAVTFLPPLIMSILFPLGFLKAIGYAGAVATIWTCIIPALLAYKSRKINAAATFRVCGGNGLIIFIALFGVFVAIFHFLAMFDYLPVFKG, translated from the coding sequence ATGAAAAAACAACCTTCCATTTTTGGTGGCGCCTGTATTATTGCTAGTGTTTGCGTTGGAGCTGGAATGCTTGGTTTACCAACATCTGGTGCTGGAGCTTGGACATTATGGTCAGCATTAGCAATTTGTTTAACGATGATAGTCATGACATTATCAGGCTGGCTATTACTTGAGGCCTATTCTACTTATGATTTAAGAGCATCATTTAGTACCGTGACTAAAGATATGCTTGGTTCAACTATCAATTCTATTAATAATCTTGCTGTGTATTTTGTCGGGGGTATTTTACTTTATGCTTATACCACTGCATCTGGAGGTATACTAGAAAACCTTATTAAACCGTGGATTGATTTTGGTTCATCTACATTGGCAATTTGCTCCACTGTATTTGTATTAGTCTTTTCCTTCTTTGTTTGGCATTCCACTCGCATTGTAGACAGAATATCTGTTTTATTGATTGTATTCATGGGGTTTACTTTTATTTTTAGTACTTATGGATTAGCAACTAATATTAGTTTAGATACTTTATTAGATATTGGTGGAAAAGATACAAACTATGCAAAATATGCGGTAGGAATGTTTCCTGTTGCATTAACATCTTTTGGTTACCATCATTCTGTTTGTACGATGCGATCCTACTATGGGGAAGAGAAAAAAGCTAAATACGCCATTTTAGGCGGAACAGCAATTGCTCTTACTCTTTATTTACTTTGGATTTTTTCAATTTTTGGAAATTTGCCTCGCGATCAATTTGCACCTGTAATAGCTAGTGATGGCAATCTAGATATATTGCTTAATGCTTTAGGGGGAGTAATAGAATCTAACACGGTTAAACAAATGATTAATGCCTTTTCTATCGCCGCAATTTTGTCATCTTTTATTGGCGTAGGATTAGGCGTATTTGATTATTTGGCTGATTTCTTTAAATTTGATAATTGCAAAATTGGACGGACAAAGTCATGGGCAGTGACTTTCCTACCTCCACTAATTATGTCAATTTTATTTCCATTGGGTTTCTTAAAAGCCATTGGATATGCTGGCGCAGTAGCGACAATTTGGACTTGCATAATTCCAGCGCTTCTTGCTTATAAATCCCGCAAAATAAATGCAGCTGCAACATTCCGAGTTTGTGGTGGAAATGGCTTAATAATCTTTATTGCATTATTTGGTGTTTTTGTGGCTATTTTCCATTTTCTAGCAATGTTTGACTACTTGCCTGTCTTTAAAGGATAA
- the tnaC gene encoding tryptophanase leader peptide, translating to MLNLLSPNQTWVLVDPRLSFYFPIIY from the coding sequence ATGCTCAACTTGCTCTCTCCTAACCAAACTTGGGTTCTTGTTGATCCAAGATTATCTTTTTATTTTCCCATAATTTATTAA
- the nlpD gene encoding murein hydrolase activator NlpD produces the protein MKKSFLLLPLSLVVLSACTSNSPAPISNADGNLSPGIMQPVNGESAGGSWQPEIQKNTVPAMGGVPTGVQTPQPNFQPTYQQPAMPAAPAQPAFKPVQPAFQPAQKPVAPTPAPAPVQTKTITKTVSDCVGSQHINVPRNPNTNAPDYSQIEKGSYKGNTYKVNKGDTMFLIAYLAGIDVKELAALNNMTEPYSLSLGQTLKISNCGTKTVTTTVPVKQPAAATTTTTAAAPTAPAEPAVTYTPGVNGTQMGSDGTIIGPIKSGAGVANSAPAMALVATTPVAPGPTPSAPTTPVENTNSTPINANVVAPIASNVAWQWPTSGNIIQGFSNTDGGNKGIDISGSRGQAVKAAASGRVVYAGNALRGYGNLIIIKHNDDFLSAYAHNDKILVTDQQEVKAGQEIAKMGSSGTNTVKLHFEIRYKGKSVDPVRYLPRR, from the coding sequence ATGAAAAAATCATTTCTCTTACTCCCTTTGAGTCTTGTTGTATTATCGGCTTGTACCTCTAATTCTCCCGCTCCAATCAGCAATGCTGATGGCAATCTTTCCCCAGGCATCATGCAACCAGTCAATGGCGAAAGTGCGGGCGGTTCTTGGCAACCTGAAATTCAAAAAAACACGGTACCCGCGATGGGCGGTGTACCAACAGGCGTGCAAACACCACAACCAAATTTTCAGCCGACTTATCAACAGCCTGCCATGCCAGCAGCGCCTGCTCAACCGGCATTCAAACCTGTGCAGCCAGCGTTTCAGCCGGCTCAAAAACCAGTAGCGCCAACACCAGCTCCAGCGCCAGTGCAAACAAAAACAATCACTAAAACAGTTTCTGATTGCGTAGGTTCTCAACATATTAATGTTCCGCGCAACCCAAATACCAATGCACCAGATTATAGCCAAATTGAAAAAGGCTCTTACAAAGGCAATACCTATAAAGTAAACAAAGGCGATACCATGTTCTTAATCGCTTACTTGGCGGGGATTGATGTAAAAGAATTAGCTGCATTGAACAACATGACAGAGCCTTATAGTTTGAGCCTAGGACAAACTTTAAAAATCTCTAATTGTGGTACAAAAACAGTGACAACAACGGTTCCTGTAAAACAACCTGCGGCAGCAACGACAACAACTACTGCGGCTGCACCGACAGCACCTGCAGAACCGGCTGTCACCTATACGCCAGGTGTAAATGGTACGCAAATGGGATCGGATGGCACAATCATTGGACCAATTAAATCTGGCGCAGGTGTAGCAAATAGCGCACCAGCAATGGCACTGGTTGCGACAACTCCAGTTGCTCCTGGGCCAACACCATCAGCACCAACTACGCCAGTAGAGAACACCAATAGCACACCGATTAATGCCAATGTTGTTGCTCCAATCGCATCAAATGTTGCATGGCAATGGCCGACTTCAGGTAATATCATTCAAGGTTTCTCCAATACTGATGGAGGAAATAAAGGGATTGATATTAGCGGCTCTCGTGGACAGGCTGTTAAAGCGGCTGCATCAGGTCGCGTCGTGTATGCAGGCAATGCTTTACGTGGTTACGGTAATTTAATCATCATCAAACATAATGATGATTTCTTAAGTGCTTATGCGCATAACGATAAAATTCTTGTAACCGATCAACAAGAAGTCAAAGCTGGTCAAGAAATCGCAAAAATGGGTAGCTCTGGTACAAATACCGTGAAACTCCACTTTGAAATTCGCTATAAAGGTAAATCAGTGGATCCAGTACGTTATCTTCCAAGACGTTAA
- the mutS gene encoding DNA mismatch repair protein MutS: MISEENFQQHTPMMQQYLKLKAENPDILLFYRMGDFYELFYDDAKKAAALLDISLTKRGQSAGQPIPMAGVPYHAVEGYLAKLVQLGEPVAICEQIGDPATSKGPVERQIVRIVTPGTVSDEALLPERQDNLIAAVYQEKEKFGLATLDMTSGRFQLCEPADKETLRAELQRIAPVELLYCEEFNEMTAIEHCKGLRRRPIWEFELSTAITLLNRQFGTKDLRAFGVEKSPLGLSAAGCLLQYAKETQRTALPHIQSISLIQNQDCIQLDAATRRNLELTQNLAGGTENTLASVLDKCVTPMGSRLLKRWIHQPVRNVEKLRQRQQAIAEILNFDLVDELQPYLQLVGDMERILTRVALRSARPRDLTRLRTVLEQIPALRAIVKQKTPPFLTALFSQIADFSEQCDLLQRALIETPPLLIRDGGVIAEGYHAELDEWRMLSDGATQYLENLEKRERESTGIDTLKIGFNAVHGYYIQISQGQAHKAPIHYVRRQTLKNAERYIIPELKEYEDKVLKSKGAALALEKQLYDELFDLLLPHLGALQLASLALSELDVLVNLSERADTLNYVMPTFCDEVSVKIENGRHPVVEQVLKDPFIANPVELNHNRHLLVITGPNMGGKSTYMRQTALITLLAYIGSFVPADSARIGPIDRIFTRIGASDDLASGRSTFMVEMTEMANILHQATAQSLVLIDEIGRGTSTYDGLSLAWACAEWLAKKIRSLTLFATHYFELTALPEQLEGIANIHLDALEHNNTIAFMHAVQDGAASKSYGLAVAALAGVPQSVIKLAKQKLTQLEKTSGHSANQQIQTLREANHTQGELLFEQETDALREAIEKLDPDDLSPKQALAYLYQLKKMVG; encoded by the coding sequence ATGATTTCCGAAGAAAATTTCCAACAACATACGCCAATGATGCAACAATATCTAAAACTCAAAGCAGAGAATCCAGATATTTTGTTGTTTTATCGCATGGGGGATTTTTACGAGTTGTTTTATGACGATGCGAAAAAAGCAGCGGCATTGTTGGATATTTCTTTGACGAAACGAGGTCAATCTGCAGGGCAACCCATTCCAATGGCGGGCGTGCCTTATCATGCGGTGGAAGGTTATTTAGCAAAATTGGTTCAGTTGGGTGAGCCTGTGGCGATTTGCGAACAAATTGGTGATCCTGCCACAAGCAAAGGGCCAGTGGAGCGCCAAATTGTGCGAATAGTTACACCCGGTACGGTAAGTGATGAAGCACTTTTGCCAGAGCGCCAAGACAATCTGATTGCGGCGGTATATCAAGAAAAAGAAAAATTTGGATTAGCCACTTTAGATATGACCTCTGGCCGTTTTCAGCTTTGTGAACCTGCAGATAAAGAAACATTACGTGCGGAATTGCAACGTATTGCCCCCGTGGAATTGCTATATTGTGAAGAATTTAACGAAATGACTGCGATTGAACATTGCAAGGGATTACGCCGTCGCCCGATTTGGGAGTTTGAACTTAGCACTGCCATTACGTTACTGAATCGACAATTTGGTACAAAAGATTTACGCGCCTTTGGTGTGGAAAAATCCCCTCTCGGCTTAAGTGCGGCAGGTTGTTTATTGCAATATGCAAAAGAAACCCAACGTACCGCATTACCCCATATTCAAAGCATTAGCTTAATTCAAAATCAAGACTGTATTCAGTTAGATGCAGCCACTCGCAGAAATCTTGAATTGACGCAAAATCTTGCGGGTGGCACAGAAAATACGCTAGCGTCTGTATTGGATAAATGCGTTACGCCAATGGGGAGCCGTTTACTGAAACGTTGGATTCACCAGCCTGTTCGTAATGTGGAAAAATTAAGACAACGCCAACAAGCGATTGCAGAGATTCTGAATTTTGATTTGGTCGATGAACTTCAGCCTTATTTGCAATTAGTTGGCGATATGGAGCGTATTTTAACGCGTGTTGCGCTGCGTTCAGCGCGTCCACGTGATCTCACTCGCTTGCGCACGGTGTTAGAACAAATTCCTGCATTACGCGCGATTGTTAAACAAAAAACACCGCCATTTTTAACCGCACTTTTCAGCCAAATTGCCGATTTCAGCGAGCAATGCGATTTATTGCAACGTGCATTGATTGAAACGCCTCCGCTTTTAATTCGGGATGGTGGTGTGATTGCTGAAGGTTACCATGCTGAGTTAGACGAATGGCGTATGCTGTCTGATGGCGCAACCCAATATTTGGAAAATTTAGAAAAACGTGAGCGTGAAAGCACAGGCATTGACACCTTAAAAATCGGTTTTAATGCAGTGCATGGTTATTACATTCAAATTAGCCAAGGGCAAGCGCATAAAGCCCCGATTCATTATGTTCGCCGTCAAACTCTGAAAAATGCAGAGCGTTACATTATTCCTGAACTCAAAGAATATGAAGACAAAGTGCTGAAATCAAAAGGCGCAGCGTTAGCATTAGAAAAACAGCTTTACGATGAATTGTTTGATTTATTATTACCGCACTTAGGCGCGTTACAACTGGCGAGCCTTGCACTTTCTGAATTGGATGTATTGGTCAATCTTTCCGAGCGCGCAGACACCCTCAATTATGTTATGCCAACATTCTGTGATGAAGTGAGTGTGAAAATTGAAAATGGTCGTCATCCTGTTGTGGAACAAGTATTGAAAGATCCTTTCATCGCCAACCCAGTGGAGTTAAATCACAACCGTCATTTGTTAGTTATCACTGGGCCAAATATGGGCGGTAAAAGTACTTATATGCGCCAAACCGCATTAATTACATTGCTGGCGTATATCGGCAGCTTTGTGCCAGCAGACAGCGCACGAATTGGGCCGATTGATCGTATTTTTACTCGAATTGGTGCGTCAGATGATTTAGCTTCAGGGCGATCAACCTTTATGGTGGAAATGACAGAAATGGCAAATATTCTTCATCAAGCTACTGCACAAAGTCTCGTGCTTATTGATGAAATCGGTCGCGGCACATCCACTTATGATGGCTTATCCTTAGCTTGGGCTTGTGCAGAATGGTTAGCCAAAAAAATCCGCTCACTTACATTATTTGCCACCCATTATTTTGAATTAACCGCATTGCCAGAACAGCTAGAAGGCATCGCCAACATTCATTTAGATGCCCTTGAGCATAACAACACCATCGCCTTTATGCATGCCGTACAAGATGGCGCAGCAAGTAAAAGTTATGGTTTGGCAGTCGCTGCTTTGGCGGGTGTGCCACAATCCGTTATTAAACTGGCAAAACAGAAATTAACACAATTAGAAAAAACCTCAGGCCATTCAGCCAATCAGCAAATTCAGACATTGCGTGAAGCCAATCACACTCAAGGTGAATTATTGTTTGAGCAAGAAACGGATGCACTAAGAGAGGCAATCGAAAAACTGGATCCCGATGATTTAAGCCCTAAACAAGCCTTGGCGTATTTGTATCAGTTAAAGAAAATGGTGGGGTAA
- the tnaA gene encoding tryptophanase yields the protein MENFKHLPEPFRIRVIEPVKRTTREYREQAILKSGMNPFLLDSEDIFIDLLTDSGTGAVTQDMQAAMLRGDEAYSGSRSYYALAKAVKDIFGYEYTIPTHQGRGAEQIYIPVLIAKREREKGLDRSKMVVFSNYFFDTTQGHSQINGATVRNVYIKEAFDTTAKHPFKGNFDLEKLEKGIQEVGAHNVPYIVCTITCNSAGGQPVSIANLKGMYEIARKYDIPVIMDSARFAENAYFVQQREEAYKDWTIEQITYESYRYADGLAMSAKKDAMVPMGGILAFKDKSMEEVYHECRTLCVVQEGFPTYGGLEGGAMERLAVGLHDGMRQEWLAYRIAQIEYLVAGLEKIGVPCQQPGGHAAFVDAGKLLPHIPADQFPAQALSCELYKVAGIRAVEIGSFLLGRDPKTGKQLPCPAELLRLTVPRATYTQTHMDFIIEAFQKVKENAENIKGLTFTYEPKVLRHFTARLKEIE from the coding sequence ATGGAAAATTTTAAACATTTACCTGAACCTTTCCGGATTCGTGTTATTGAACCAGTAAAAAGAACTACTCGTGAGTATCGTGAACAAGCGATCTTAAAATCAGGCATGAATCCATTTTTATTGGATAGTGAAGATATTTTCATTGACTTACTCACAGATAGCGGTACTGGTGCTGTTACACAAGATATGCAAGCTGCAATGTTACGTGGCGATGAAGCCTATAGCGGCAGTCGCAGTTATTATGCGCTAGCTAAAGCAGTGAAAGATATTTTTGGTTATGAATATACAATCCCTACTCACCAAGGCCGTGGTGCTGAACAAATTTATATTCCGGTATTGATTGCTAAACGTGAACGTGAAAAAGGTTTAGATCGCAGCAAAATGGTGGTTTTCTCTAACTATTTCTTTGATACCACACAAGGACATAGCCAAATTAATGGGGCAACGGTTCGCAATGTTTATATAAAAGAGGCATTTGATACAACAGCAAAACATCCATTTAAGGGTAATTTCGATTTAGAAAAATTAGAAAAAGGAATTCAAGAAGTGGGAGCACATAATGTACCTTACATTGTATGTACCATTACTTGTAACTCTGCGGGTGGTCAGCCAGTTTCTATTGCAAACTTGAAAGGCATGTATGAAATTGCGCGTAAATACGATATTCCAGTCATCATGGATTCAGCTCGTTTTGCAGAAAACGCCTATTTTGTTCAACAACGTGAAGAAGCTTATAAAGACTGGACTATTGAACAAATTACTTACGAAAGCTATCGCTATGCTGATGGTTTAGCGATGTCCGCCAAAAAAGATGCGATGGTACCAATGGGCGGTATTTTAGCGTTTAAAGATAAATCAATGGAGGAAGTCTATCACGAATGTAGAACGCTTTGTGTTGTGCAAGAAGGGTTCCCTACTTATGGTGGTTTAGAAGGTGGTGCAATGGAACGCTTGGCTGTTGGCTTGCATGATGGTATGCGCCAAGAATGGCTGGCTTATCGTATCGCGCAAATTGAATATTTGGTTGCAGGCTTAGAAAAAATTGGTGTGCCTTGTCAACAACCGGGTGGCCACGCAGCGTTCGTAGATGCAGGTAAATTATTACCACATATTCCAGCCGACCAATTCCCAGCACAAGCACTTTCTTGCGAACTTTATAAAGTTGCAGGTATAAGAGCGGTAGAAATTGGCTCATTTTTATTAGGACGAGATCCGAAAACGGGTAAACAACTACCATGTCCAGCTGAGCTTTTACGCTTAACTGTACCACGTGCAACTTATACGCAAACTCATATGGATTTCATTATTGAGGCGTTCCAAAAAGTGAAAGAAAATGCAGAGAATATTAAAGGTTTAACTTTTACTTATGAACCAAAAGTTCTCCGTCACTTTACGGCACGTTTAAAAGAAATTGAATGA
- a CDS encoding TonB-dependent hemoglobin/transferrin/lactoferrin family receptor produces the protein MTNFRLNLLAYSVMLGLTASVAYANEPTQQQLEEINVSGSTEHSDPKTPPKIAETVKTAKSLEKQQAQNIKDIVKYETGVTVVEAGRFGNSGFTIRGVDENRVSINIDGLAQAETLSSQGFKELFEGYGNFNNTRNGAEIETLKEVNITKGADSIKNGSGSLGGSVIYKTKDARDYLLNKDYYVSYKTGYATENNQSFNTLTLAGRYKKFDALVVATRRNGHELENYDYKNADSLVQGKRREKADPYKIEQDSTLLKFSFNPTENHRFTASADLYEHRSRGQDLSYTLKYQRSGNETPEVESRHTNDKTQRSNFSFSYENFSTNLFWDTLKITFSKQKIKTRARTDEYCDGSNCLETANPHGIKLQDGKITRRDGTDIELKNKDTYIDTDNSEKTNGFTLKRGDEYWFDCSLYDCTKPVTYWRSVGWSGTVEKMPLMLDDKFEQNGKTFAKPRNITWRDNIVLPSKGYLERLWQERDLDTNTQQTNLDLTKSFTKLNTEHNLQYGVSYNKTTKQMVNRAGNDAHDVKWWAERTLGAKTDSHIPETCEESSTWNAFLCPRVDPEYSFLLPVTTTGKSAYFFDNIIINDYLSFDLGYRYDNIGYKPHYIAGSTPKLPDDIVKGLYIPLPKGPEIWWNPGHYSDPTEEQIKQNAIDNINYIANQKKKYKAHSYSLTSTIDPTNYLRLQLRYSKGFRAPTSDEMYFTFKHPDFTILPNTDLKPEIAKTKEIALTLHHDDWGFISTSIFKTNYKNFIDLIFKGEKDFTLGSGGNSLPFSLYQNINRDNASVKGIEINSKLFLGKMAKFMNGFNLSYKYTYQKGRMNGNIPMNAIQPKTMVYGLGYDHPDHKFGFDFYTTHVASKNPQDTYNIYAKERGESDTTIKWRSKSYTILDFIGYVQPIKNLTIRAGVYNLTNRKYITWESARSIRSFGTSNVIEQSTGLGINRFYAPGRNYRMSVQFEF, from the coding sequence ATGACCAATTTTAGATTAAATCTGCTTGCGTATTCCGTTATGCTTGGGCTAACGGCAAGTGTTGCTTATGCTAATGAACCAACTCAACAACAGCTTGAGGAAATTAATGTATCTGGTTCTACCGAACATAGTGATCCGAAAACACCTCCAAAAATTGCCGAAACTGTAAAAACAGCGAAAAGCTTAGAAAAACAGCAGGCTCAAAATATCAAAGATATCGTTAAATATGAAACAGGTGTCACTGTTGTTGAAGCTGGACGTTTTGGTAACAGTGGTTTTACCATTCGTGGCGTTGATGAAAATCGAGTTTCTATTAATATTGATGGATTAGCGCAAGCTGAAACATTATCTTCTCAAGGCTTTAAAGAGCTTTTTGAGGGTTATGGTAACTTCAATAACACTCGTAATGGTGCAGAAATTGAAACTTTAAAAGAAGTAAATATTACCAAGGGAGCTGATTCTATTAAGAATGGTAGTGGTTCCTTAGGTGGATCTGTAATTTATAAAACAAAAGATGCGAGGGATTATCTCCTTAACAAGGATTACTATGTAAGCTACAAAACGGGATACGCTACGGAAAATAATCAATCATTCAATACCCTTACTCTTGCTGGACGTTATAAAAAGTTCGATGCCTTAGTGGTTGCAACAAGAAGAAATGGGCATGAACTTGAAAACTATGATTATAAAAATGCGGATAGTCTCGTCCAAGGTAAACGTAGAGAAAAAGCAGACCCATACAAAATTGAGCAAGACAGTACATTATTAAAATTCTCTTTTAATCCTACTGAAAACCATCGTTTTACGGCATCAGCTGATTTATATGAACATCGTTCTCGTGGGCAAGATTTATCCTATACACTAAAATATCAACGTAGTGGTAATGAAACCCCTGAAGTTGAATCTAGACATACAAATGATAAAACCCAACGAAGTAATTTCTCATTTTCTTACGAAAATTTTTCAACGAACTTATTTTGGGATACGTTAAAAATTACTTTTTCAAAACAAAAAATAAAAACTAGAGCAAGAACTGACGAATACTGTGATGGTAGTAATTGTCTTGAAACAGCCAATCCACATGGAATAAAGCTTCAAGATGGAAAAATTACTCGACGAGATGGAACTGATATCGAATTAAAAAATAAAGACACCTATATTGATACAGATAATTCTGAAAAAACTAACGGTTTTACTCTAAAAAGAGGAGATGAATATTGGTTTGATTGTTCTCTTTATGACTGTACAAAACCTGTAACTTACTGGAGATCTGTAGGTTGGTCTGGAACTGTTGAAAAAATGCCTTTGATGTTAGATGACAAATTTGAACAGAATGGCAAAACGTTCGCTAAACCACGTAATATAACCTGGAGAGATAATATAGTCTTGCCAAGTAAAGGCTATTTAGAACGCCTATGGCAAGAACGAGATCTTGATACCAATACCCAGCAAACTAACTTGGATCTAACAAAATCGTTTACAAAATTGAATACTGAGCATAATCTCCAATATGGTGTTTCGTATAATAAAACAACGAAGCAAATGGTAAATAGAGCGGGTAATGATGCTCATGATGTAAAATGGTGGGCTGAACGTACTTTAGGCGCTAAAACAGACTCGCACATTCCAGAAACCTGTGAAGAATCATCTACCTGGAATGCCTTTCTTTGTCCTCGAGTTGATCCAGAGTATTCATTCTTATTACCTGTGACAACGACAGGTAAATCCGCTTATTTCTTTGATAATATCATTATCAATGATTATTTATCATTTGATTTAGGCTATCGTTATGACAACATTGGTTATAAACCACATTACATAGCTGGTTCAACGCCAAAATTACCAGACGATATAGTAAAAGGATTATATATTCCATTGCCTAAAGGCCCTGAGATTTGGTGGAATCCAGGTCATTATTCTGATCCAACAGAAGAGCAAATTAAACAAAATGCAATTGATAACATCAATTATATTGCGAATCAAAAGAAAAAATATAAAGCGCATTCTTATAGCTTAACATCAACCATAGATCCAACAAATTATCTTCGTTTACAACTTAGATACTCTAAAGGTTTTAGAGCACCAACTTCAGATGAAATGTATTTCACTTTTAAACATCCAGATTTTACTATTCTGCCAAATACTGATTTAAAACCAGAAATAGCAAAAACAAAAGAAATTGCATTAACTTTACATCATGATGATTGGGGATTTATCTCTACAAGTATATTTAAAACTAACTATAAAAACTTTATCGACCTAATATTTAAAGGAGAAAAAGATTTTACTTTAGGTAGCGGAGGTAACTCATTACCATTTTCTCTTTATCAAAATATAAATAGAGATAATGCGTCTGTAAAAGGTATTGAAATTAATTCAAAACTATTCCTTGGTAAGATGGCAAAATTTATGAATGGGTTTAACTTAAGCTATAAATATACCTATCAAAAAGGAAGAATGAATGGCAATATTCCTATGAATGCAATTCAGCCTAAAACGATGGTGTATGGACTAGGATATGATCATCCAGATCATAAATTTGGTTTCGATTTTTATACGACACATGTAGCAAGTAAAAATCCACAAGATACTTATAATATCTATGCTAAAGAACGTGGCGAAAGTGATACAACCATAAAATGGCGTAGTAAATCTTATACAATCCTTGATTTTATTGGATATGTTCAACCAATTAAAAACTTAACCATAAGAGCTGGTGTATATAATCTCACAAATCGTAAATACATCACTTGGGAGTCTGCTCGTTCAATTCGTTCATTCGGAACAAGTAATGTTATAGAACAATCAACAGGCTTAGGTATCAACCGTTTCTACGCACCAGGTAGAAACTATAGAATGTCAGTTCAATTTGAATTCTAA